Proteins encoded within one genomic window of Rossellomorea vietnamensis:
- a CDS encoding YckD family protein, whose amino-acid sequence MKKIVVSIAAALIISFGFSSIVSAEGQGQAPGQKVNLTEDQKAELGKLHEQMYSTKKELVKKYVEYGVFTKEQGDKVLNMMEAKHQKLKENGYMMRWHPHPHHGKQLDHKE is encoded by the coding sequence ATGAAAAAAATAGTGGTTTCAATTGCAGCTGCCCTCATCATCAGCTTTGGATTCAGTTCCATCGTCTCTGCAGAAGGTCAAGGTCAGGCGCCGGGACAAAAGGTGAATCTGACAGAAGACCAAAAAGCAGAGCTTGGTAAATTGCACGAACAGATGTATTCAACGAAAAAAGAACTTGTGAAGAAATACGTGGAGTACGGTGTCTTTACCAAAGAACAAGGCGATAAAGTGCTGAACATGATGGAAGCAAAACATCAAAAGCTAAAAGAAAATGGTTATATGATGAGATGGCATCCTCATCCTCATCATGGAAAACAACTTGATCACAAAGAATAA
- a CDS encoding class I SAM-dependent rRNA methyltransferase, with amino-acid sequence MTKEKIVKASPKYIQPFLKGFPLLNKENVTTSIEDAQDGDILKLVDTNGRFIAKGYYGLQNKGIGWLLSWKEHEDIDKEFIYKKIQAAINQRLHFYYSEDTTAFRVFNGEGDGFGGVTIDYFDGYYLIQWYSKGAYSFHEEVVQSIRELTEYKGIYQKKRFAQEGKYVEEDDFVEGTRPSFPLLVKENGVQFAIYLNDGAMVGVFLDQREVRKRIRDAYSEGKRVLNTFSYTGAFSVYAALGGASHTTSVDLANRSLSKTIEQFSINGIDYEAQDIIVEDVFKYFKYAVKKQLSFDVVILDPPSFARSKKHTFSAAKDYKDLLKEAIAITEKNGTIVASTNCSTFNMKKFKGFIDTAFKETNGEYKILEEYTLPEDFKTLSQYKQSDYLKVVFIRKL; translated from the coding sequence ATGACGAAAGAAAAAATCGTAAAAGCAAGCCCTAAATACATACAACCATTTCTAAAAGGGTTTCCTCTTTTAAATAAAGAAAATGTCACGACATCGATTGAAGATGCACAGGACGGTGACATCCTGAAGCTTGTAGATACCAATGGTCGCTTTATTGCAAAAGGGTACTACGGACTCCAGAATAAAGGGATAGGCTGGCTTCTGAGCTGGAAAGAACATGAAGATATAGACAAGGAGTTCATTTATAAAAAGATCCAGGCTGCCATTAATCAACGTCTCCACTTCTACTATAGTGAAGATACGACCGCATTCAGGGTGTTTAATGGAGAAGGAGACGGTTTCGGGGGCGTAACCATTGACTACTTTGATGGATATTATCTCATTCAGTGGTATTCAAAGGGTGCCTATTCTTTTCATGAAGAAGTGGTGCAATCGATACGGGAATTAACCGAATATAAAGGTATTTACCAGAAGAAAAGGTTTGCACAGGAAGGGAAATACGTTGAAGAAGACGATTTTGTCGAAGGTACACGCCCTTCCTTCCCTCTCCTCGTGAAAGAAAACGGCGTACAATTTGCCATCTATTTAAATGATGGAGCGATGGTGGGGGTATTTCTCGATCAACGCGAAGTGAGGAAAAGGATTCGTGACGCATACTCAGAAGGCAAGAGGGTATTGAATACCTTCTCTTACACCGGTGCATTCTCTGTGTATGCTGCTCTCGGCGGTGCCTCTCACACCACCAGTGTTGACCTTGCAAATCGCAGTTTAAGCAAAACGATTGAACAATTCAGCATTAACGGAATCGATTATGAGGCTCAAGATATCATTGTGGAAGATGTCTTCAAGTACTTCAAATATGCTGTCAAAAAACAGCTTTCATTCGATGTGGTGATATTAGATCCACCAAGCTTTGCCCGTTCCAAAAAACACACATTCAGTGCTGCAAAGGATTATAAGGATTTGTTGAAAGAAGCGATAGCCATCACTGAAAAGAACGGGACCATTGTGGCTTCCACAAACTGCAGCACCTTCAATATGAAAAAATTCAAGGGGTTTATTGATACAGCATTCAAGGAAACCAACGGGGAATATAAAATACTCGAAGAATATACTCTTCCTGAAGATTTTAAAACCCTCAGTCAATACAAGCAAAGCGACTACTTAAAAGTCGTTTTTATCCGCAAACTATAA
- a CDS encoding carbon starvation protein A has protein sequence MGGIWLAVIGGIVFLLGYRYYSTLIAERVYRLDPNYVTPSHQYKDGVDFVPTNKFVLWGHHFTSVAGAAPIVGPAIAVYWGWLPAFLWVIFGTVFAAGVHDFGTLVLSVRNKGQSVGSLANKLIGKRAKVLFLFIILILVLMVNAVFAWVIANLFITFPASVLSVFIQIPLAVWIGYSVYKRNGSMLLPSIVALGVMYASAVIASRVDFLQIDLVRYFGGQEATSLFGLSSTSMAFLVWIVILMIYVYIASILPVWKLLQPRDYINSHQLIVGLGLLYLGLLFTNPEITAPMTNGSADVSWFPLLFITIACGAISGFHGLVSSGTSSKQLNKETDARFVGYLGAVGEGALALIAIIACITFFPNVEEFQATYSGFAAASGAGLGVFIKGAGQLATGVGIPADIAATIVSVIIVSFAATTLDSSVRLMRYIISELGEEYKVLSLTNAHVATTIAVVSSAALTLLPQGPKGFGSGGYLLWPLFGTSNQLLAGISLLLITIWLKRQGRNYLATLLPMLFLMFMTLWAMINQVVFEWSGAGESEGNMLLFIFGSIILIFTLWILITAASSLSKKGDDPSQFSV, from the coding sequence ATGGGAGGAATTTGGTTAGCGGTCATAGGAGGTATCGTGTTTCTGTTAGGGTATAGATATTATTCAACTCTTATTGCGGAAAGAGTGTACAGGCTCGACCCGAATTACGTGACACCCTCTCACCAGTATAAAGACGGAGTCGACTTCGTGCCGACGAATAAATTTGTCCTTTGGGGTCACCATTTCACTTCCGTTGCAGGTGCTGCTCCTATCGTAGGACCGGCAATAGCCGTATATTGGGGATGGCTTCCTGCTTTTCTTTGGGTGATTTTCGGAACCGTGTTTGCCGCAGGTGTCCATGATTTCGGGACTTTGGTGCTGTCGGTTCGAAATAAAGGACAATCCGTTGGTTCATTGGCTAATAAGTTGATTGGAAAGAGGGCAAAAGTACTTTTTTTATTCATTATTTTAATTCTGGTGTTAATGGTGAATGCGGTTTTTGCCTGGGTCATTGCGAATTTATTCATTACGTTCCCAGCAAGTGTATTATCAGTGTTTATCCAAATTCCGCTGGCTGTCTGGATCGGATATTCCGTCTACAAACGTAATGGGAGCATGTTATTGCCATCAATCGTGGCTCTCGGTGTCATGTATGCATCAGCGGTCATCGCAAGCCGGGTAGATTTTCTGCAAATCGATCTGGTCCGATATTTCGGTGGGCAGGAAGCGACTTCATTATTCGGTTTAAGCTCCACGAGCATGGCTTTCCTTGTGTGGATCGTTATTCTGATGATTTACGTGTACATAGCTTCCATTCTTCCCGTATGGAAACTATTACAGCCTCGTGATTATATCAATTCACATCAACTGATCGTGGGTCTCGGATTGCTGTATCTCGGTCTACTTTTCACTAATCCAGAGATTACTGCACCGATGACCAATGGATCAGCGGATGTATCATGGTTCCCTTTATTATTTATTACGATTGCGTGCGGTGCGATTTCAGGTTTCCACGGACTGGTGTCATCAGGTACCTCCTCGAAGCAGCTGAACAAGGAAACAGATGCCCGCTTCGTCGGTTATTTAGGAGCGGTAGGGGAAGGGGCACTTGCCCTGATTGCCATCATTGCCTGCATTACATTTTTCCCTAATGTGGAAGAATTCCAAGCGACCTACAGTGGATTTGCAGCAGCAAGCGGAGCGGGATTGGGCGTTTTCATTAAAGGTGCTGGACAACTTGCGACAGGAGTGGGGATTCCGGCGGATATTGCCGCAACGATCGTTTCCGTCATCATTGTTAGCTTCGCGGCCACAACCCTGGATTCATCCGTCCGTTTGATGCGATATATCATCTCTGAATTGGGAGAGGAGTACAAAGTACTTTCATTAACGAACGCACACGTTGCGACAACGATTGCAGTGGTTTCAAGTGCGGCTTTGACATTATTGCCGCAGGGCCCTAAAGGATTCGGATCAGGCGGATATCTCCTTTGGCCTTTGTTTGGAACATCGAATCAGTTGCTGGCGGGGATCAGTCTACTTCTGATTACCATTTGGCTCAAGCGACAGGGGAGAAATTACCTGGCTACATTGCTCCCGATGTTGTTTCTGATGTTTATGACTCTTTGGGCCATGATCAATCAGGTTGTCTTTGAATGGTCAGGTGCCGGGGAATCGGAAGGGAATATGCTCCTTTTCATTTTTGGAAGCATCATCTTGATCTTTACCCTGTGGATTCTCATCACAGCAGCATCTTCCCTGTCTAAAAAAGGTGATGATCCTTCTCAGTTCTCGGTGTAA
- a CDS encoding aminopeptidase — translation MKQAFERNLGRYADLIVEVGLNLQKGQELMISAPITSYEFVRLITEKAYEAGALNVLTDFYDDELKKIRLEKSAEEGLKEFPGWKAKGYIEMAENNVALLNLAAPNPSLLRDSDPARVAMLNKTSAEAMKDFSAYIGGGKISWLIAAIPTVEWAQTVFPDLSQEDAFTKLWENIFYTTRTDQENTVELWEAHIDNLNENADRLNKGKYKKLHYKGPGTDLSIEFHPKTKWISAQFTNDKGIPFVPNLPTEEVFSIPDKYGVNGVVSSTKPLNYSGTLIKNFSLTFKEGKVIDYTAEEGYETLKNLLETDEGASYLGEVALVPHDSPISNTNIVFNNTLFDENASCHIALGRALSVCVEGGKTMTPEELQEIGFNESMIHVDFMIGSSQLDIDGEKADGTIEPIFKAGDWV, via the coding sequence ATGAAACAAGCATTTGAGAGAAACTTAGGAAGATATGCAGATTTGATTGTAGAAGTCGGATTGAATCTGCAAAAGGGACAGGAACTGATGATATCAGCACCTATAACATCATACGAGTTTGTCCGTCTGATAACAGAGAAAGCATACGAAGCAGGAGCACTGAATGTGTTAACGGATTTCTATGATGATGAATTGAAAAAGATCCGCCTGGAGAAATCTGCCGAAGAAGGATTGAAAGAGTTCCCTGGATGGAAGGCAAAAGGATATATTGAAATGGCAGAGAACAATGTGGCGTTATTGAACTTAGCTGCCCCGAATCCTTCCCTGTTAAGGGACTCAGACCCTGCGCGTGTCGCTATGTTGAACAAAACTTCTGCAGAAGCGATGAAAGACTTTTCAGCTTATATCGGAGGAGGAAAGATCAGCTGGTTGATCGCTGCGATACCAACAGTGGAATGGGCTCAAACCGTTTTTCCAGATCTTTCTCAAGAAGACGCTTTTACCAAACTGTGGGAGAACATCTTTTATACCACCAGAACGGATCAGGAAAATACCGTCGAATTATGGGAAGCTCATATCGATAACCTTAATGAAAACGCCGATCGTTTAAACAAAGGGAAGTATAAAAAGCTTCATTATAAAGGACCTGGAACAGACCTGAGCATCGAATTCCATCCTAAAACCAAATGGATCAGTGCTCAATTCACCAATGATAAAGGGATTCCTTTCGTTCCGAACCTCCCGACGGAAGAAGTGTTTTCAATTCCAGATAAATATGGCGTGAATGGTGTTGTTTCGAGTACAAAGCCTCTTAATTATAGTGGCACACTTATCAAGAATTTCTCGTTGACCTTCAAGGAAGGGAAAGTCATTGATTATACGGCAGAAGAAGGCTATGAAACGTTAAAGAACTTACTCGAAACGGATGAAGGTGCATCTTATTTGGGGGAGGTAGCATTGGTACCTCACGATTCCCCCATTTCCAATACAAATATCGTTTTCAACAACACTCTTTTTGATGAAAATGCATCTTGTCATATTGCACTGGGCAGGGCTCTTTCTGTATGTGTAGAGGGTGGTAAGACGATGACGCCTGAAGAGTTGCAGGAGATTGGTTTTAACGAAAGCATGATCCATGTGGACTTCATGATCGGCTCATCCCAATTGGATATAGACGGTGAAAAGGCGGATGGCACGATTGAACCGATTTTTAAAGCTGGTGATTGGGTTTAA
- a CDS encoding threonine aldolase family protein, protein MIDLRSDTVTKPTEEMRRAAYEAEVGDDVYGEDPTILRLEKEAARLLGKEEALFVTSGTQGNQIAVLTHTRPGNEILLETDSHIFYYESGAVAAFAGVQTRTIKGTNGEMDPGEIEAAIRTEDQHFPETGLICLENTHNRAGGAIVSPENMQAIHTIARKHSIPVHIDGARLFNAVAASGRDVKEFTDHCDTVQICLSKGLGAPVGSIIAGDKHFIKKARKWRKRLGGGLRQAGLIAAPGLIALNKMRGRLSEDHEKARFLKETFQTCNGIEIINEVDTNIVVADVSGTGMTAAQFVEELERKGILAVTFGPTLVRFTTHYDVSMEDIGEVSRILKAQF, encoded by the coding sequence GTGATTGATTTACGAAGTGATACGGTAACAAAACCAACGGAGGAAATGAGACGGGCAGCTTATGAGGCTGAAGTGGGGGATGATGTGTATGGTGAAGATCCTACTATCCTAAGGCTTGAAAAGGAAGCAGCACGTCTTCTTGGGAAAGAGGAAGCATTATTCGTCACAAGCGGGACCCAGGGGAACCAGATTGCGGTATTGACCCATACCAGACCGGGAAATGAAATTCTATTAGAAACGGATTCGCATATCTTTTACTACGAATCAGGAGCAGTTGCGGCTTTCGCAGGCGTTCAAACCCGGACGATTAAAGGGACCAATGGTGAAATGGACCCCGGTGAAATAGAAGCTGCCATTCGTACGGAAGATCAGCATTTTCCTGAAACGGGTTTGATTTGTCTGGAAAATACCCATAACCGTGCGGGAGGGGCAATCGTTTCACCGGAAAACATGCAAGCCATTCATACCATTGCCAGGAAGCACTCCATTCCGGTACATATTGATGGAGCCAGGCTCTTTAATGCTGTTGCCGCAAGTGGTCGTGACGTAAAGGAGTTCACGGATCACTGTGATACCGTTCAAATTTGTTTATCGAAAGGCTTGGGTGCACCGGTGGGTTCAATCATTGCAGGTGACAAACACTTTATTAAGAAGGCTAGAAAGTGGAGAAAACGTCTGGGTGGGGGACTTAGACAAGCTGGGTTGATTGCGGCTCCAGGATTGATTGCCTTGAACAAGATGAGAGGACGTTTGTCAGAAGATCATGAGAAAGCAAGATTCCTCAAAGAAACCTTTCAAACATGTAACGGGATTGAAATTATCAATGAAGTGGATACTAATATTGTGGTGGCTGATGTATCAGGCACAGGGATGACAGCAGCACAGTTTGTAGAAGAATTAGAGAGAAAAGGAATATTGGCCGTGACGTTTGGACCGACCCTGGTCCGTTTCACGACTCATTATGATGTCTCTATGGAGGACATAGGGGAAGTGTCCCGGATACTTAAGGCTCAATTTTAG
- a CDS encoding sporulation protein, translated as MLNKFLSSIGIGHVKVDTIVHTTEISPGDHIKGDVVLKGGMADQPVNEVQLLLLLKYEQDKQDSDFSYHEKDLNTIILDSIGTIKAGEEKRIPFEFPTNARHPKTTDTEQTILRTTVDIPQAVDPTDEDSIFVR; from the coding sequence ATGTTAAATAAGTTTTTATCAAGTATCGGTATAGGTCATGTGAAGGTGGATACCATCGTGCACACGACAGAGATTTCACCTGGCGACCACATCAAGGGGGACGTCGTCTTAAAAGGGGGAATGGCCGATCAGCCGGTAAACGAAGTTCAACTATTACTTCTCCTAAAGTATGAACAAGATAAACAGGATAGTGATTTTTCTTATCATGAGAAGGATTTAAATACGATCATACTGGACAGCATAGGGACAATTAAGGCTGGGGAGGAAAAAAGGATTCCATTTGAATTCCCTACAAATGCCCGACACCCTAAGACGACTGATACGGAACAAACCATTTTAAGGACAACGGTGGATATACCCCAAGCCGTGGATCCCACAGATGAGGACAGTATATTTGTCCGATGA
- a CDS encoding ArsA family ATPase, with the protein MNDLLNQSILFVGGKGGVGKSTTASALAVMFAKMGKKTLIVSTDPAHNLGDIFHREINGYATPLSDDLWGIEIDPDAETRQYINGVKGNLKGMVKSNMVSEVHRQIDMASSAPGAEEAALFDRIVSIILEEGNEYDKIIFDTAPTGHTIRLLSLPELMGVWMDGMLERRKKTNKNYSQLLNDGEPVEDPIYDILQKRREKFSKVREILLDRKKTGFIFVLIPERLPILETEKAIELMSSHSLSIGVLIVNKILPNQADGEFLQKRREQEKVYLRMMQERFTEQSLYEIPLLEEDICTLSHLEGFASHLQKSIYKEEGIY; encoded by the coding sequence ATGAATGATTTACTGAATCAATCCATTCTATTTGTGGGGGGCAAAGGAGGAGTCGGAAAATCGACTACGGCATCTGCACTGGCCGTCATGTTTGCAAAGATGGGGAAGAAAACGCTGATTGTCTCGACAGATCCCGCTCATAACCTTGGGGATATATTTCACAGAGAAATTAACGGGTATGCGACTCCGTTATCGGACGATCTATGGGGGATCGAAATTGATCCAGATGCGGAAACACGTCAATACATCAACGGGGTGAAAGGGAATCTTAAAGGGATGGTAAAGTCAAATATGGTGAGTGAAGTCCACCGGCAAATCGATATGGCTTCTTCAGCACCAGGGGCTGAAGAAGCTGCCTTATTTGATCGGATCGTTTCGATCATCCTGGAAGAAGGAAATGAATATGATAAAATCATTTTCGACACAGCCCCTACAGGACACACGATCCGACTATTATCTCTACCGGAATTAATGGGAGTCTGGATGGATGGAATGCTTGAGAGAAGAAAGAAGACAAATAAAAATTATTCACAGCTTTTGAATGATGGTGAACCGGTTGAGGACCCCATTTACGATATCCTCCAAAAACGCCGGGAAAAGTTTTCGAAAGTAAGAGAGATTCTGCTTGATCGAAAAAAAACAGGTTTTATTTTCGTTCTTATACCAGAAAGACTGCCGATTCTTGAAACAGAAAAAGCGATTGAATTGATGTCCTCTCATTCACTTTCTATTGGTGTGCTGATTGTGAATAAAATCCTGCCGAATCAGGCGGATGGAGAGTTCTTGCAGAAAAGAAGAGAACAGGAAAAAGTCTACTTGCGTATGATGCAGGAAAGATTCACAGAGCAATCACTATACGAAATCCCTCTATTAGAAGAAGATATCTGTACGCTTTCTCATCTCGAAGGGTTTGCATCCCATCTTCAGAAATCCATTTACAAAGAAGAGGGAATCTACTGA
- a CDS encoding cory-CC-star protein, whose translation MMDKFKRVMKLYDDMIRLPHKTEIARELRDEEDLFLLLLYSDMIGIPNPVFYYTLELYPYMIEKFHDWHLRMGMEHSPLDGIRCC comes from the coding sequence ATGATGGACAAATTTAAAAGGGTAATGAAATTATATGATGATATGATCCGTCTTCCCCACAAAACGGAAATCGCCAGGGAGTTGAGGGACGAAGAGGATTTATTCTTATTGCTGCTCTATTCGGATATGATCGGGATACCCAATCCTGTATTTTATTACACGCTGGAACTCTATCCATATATGATCGAAAAATTTCATGATTGGCATTTACGAATGGGGATGGAACATTCTCCACTGGATGGAATCAGATGCTGCTAA
- a CDS encoding M24 family metallopeptidase encodes MESENKYLSAILPLKKREETQNRWLFHRLNTLLPALMKKHKVDMWITAGREYNEDPVLMSLYPTSVDGSRRLTILVFYLEDGQHLKKWVLHPNPNFEPFYERAWNPEECDQWECLKRLVDEYNPDSIALNYSSTFAAADGLSHSCYQQLSMLLDEHSHKFVSAQHVIVDWLSIRTTKELVAYPAIAELGRMIAEEALSRRVIHPGITTTEDVVEWIRQRVLDAGLETSFYPTVDLQRKGSVMDRLEGEIIRFGDIVHLDFGIRYLGLATDTQQLAYVLHPGEEQAPEGLQSAFQTALRFEDIITGEMKVGRTGNEVFQRAMKKAREEEIEAMLYSHPLGNHCHEAGALIGLYDQQSDIPIKGDLPLTANTCYALEFNIQQYIPEWDQIIPIYLEEPVAFIQHRLEYMAKRQTTFYLI; translated from the coding sequence ATGGAAAGTGAGAATAAATATTTATCTGCCATTCTCCCCTTAAAAAAGAGGGAAGAAACCCAAAATCGCTGGCTGTTTCATCGTCTGAATACCCTGTTACCTGCTTTAATGAAAAAACACAAGGTAGACATGTGGATCACGGCAGGAAGGGAATATAACGAAGATCCTGTACTGATGAGTCTCTACCCGACTTCAGTTGATGGTTCGAGAAGATTGACCATCCTTGTATTTTATTTGGAGGATGGCCAGCACCTGAAGAAATGGGTACTGCATCCCAATCCGAATTTCGAGCCGTTTTATGAAAGAGCATGGAATCCGGAAGAGTGTGATCAATGGGAATGCCTTAAACGTCTAGTGGATGAATACAATCCTGATTCGATCGCATTGAATTATTCATCGACATTTGCCGCAGCGGATGGTTTGAGTCATTCCTGTTATCAGCAGCTGAGCATGCTGTTAGATGAGCACTCACATAAATTTGTATCTGCTCAACATGTCATTGTGGATTGGCTATCGATCAGAACCACCAAGGAATTAGTGGCATACCCTGCAATTGCCGAGCTTGGGAGGATGATAGCGGAAGAAGCGTTATCACGGAGAGTGATTCACCCTGGAATCACCACTACCGAAGATGTTGTTGAATGGATACGGCAACGGGTGTTAGACGCTGGTTTGGAAACCTCCTTTTATCCTACTGTGGATCTCCAAAGAAAGGGATCGGTGATGGATCGCTTAGAAGGAGAGATAATTCGTTTTGGAGATATCGTGCATCTGGATTTCGGTATTCGATACCTGGGGCTCGCAACGGATACCCAACAACTTGCATATGTCCTTCATCCAGGTGAGGAGCAAGCTCCTGAAGGACTTCAATCTGCATTCCAAACCGCTTTAAGGTTTGAGGATATCATAACTGGGGAAATGAAAGTCGGAAGAACCGGGAATGAAGTGTTTCAAAGAGCGATGAAAAAGGCAAGGGAGGAAGAAATCGAGGCGATGCTGTATTCTCATCCACTAGGGAATCACTGTCATGAAGCCGGTGCCTTAATCGGCTTATATGATCAGCAAAGTGATATTCCCATCAAAGGTGATCTTCCTCTCACCGCCAATACCTGTTATGCACTGGAGTTTAATATACAACAATATATTCCTGAGTGGGATCAAATCATCCCCATATATCTGGAGGAGCCGGTTGCATTCATCCAGCACCGACTGGAATATATGGCAAAAAGGCAAACCACGTTTTATCTGATCTAA
- a CDS encoding alpha/beta hydrolase, producing MSIKSKRSFFWSGLFIIAFFTLYTIFRTTNVQSSEKPLTAEEKYPTVFVHGYKGTYNSFRTMLDRFENRHGWGQKTLEISISDSGSIRYKGALPKNPSSPPLVQVIFEDNRASLDKQAIWLENAMKLLHHQFNVSTVNIVAHSMGGLASTQYLENTGNESFVPKTHKFITIATPFQGVTKESYGQINTGAAVIDLKPGSRALKKMYLNRHLIPSEIRVLSIAGSGDDVVNVQSALESRSFFEKNPFQSKIVYDPTISHSGLHETMKVDRLVGDYLWSK from the coding sequence TTGTCAATAAAGTCAAAACGATCATTTTTCTGGAGCGGGCTCTTTATCATTGCCTTCTTCACTTTATATACTATTTTCCGGACGACGAATGTCCAATCAAGTGAAAAACCTTTAACCGCCGAAGAGAAATATCCAACCGTCTTCGTGCACGGATACAAAGGTACATATAATTCCTTCAGGACCATGTTGGACCGTTTTGAGAACAGGCATGGATGGGGTCAAAAAACGCTGGAAATTTCCATATCAGATTCCGGCAGTATAAGATACAAAGGGGCTCTCCCTAAAAACCCGAGTTCTCCCCCACTTGTTCAAGTCATATTTGAAGACAATCGGGCTTCCTTGGATAAACAGGCCATTTGGCTAGAAAATGCCATGAAGCTGCTGCACCATCAATTCAATGTTTCTACTGTCAATATTGTCGCCCACTCTATGGGTGGCCTTGCTTCAACCCAATATTTAGAGAATACCGGTAATGAATCGTTTGTTCCAAAAACCCATAAATTCATTACGATTGCCACTCCTTTTCAGGGAGTCACGAAAGAATCTTACGGGCAAATCAATACCGGTGCAGCTGTGATTGATTTAAAGCCTGGATCTCGTGCATTGAAAAAAATGTATCTCAATCGTCATTTGATTCCTTCTGAAATAAGAGTGCTATCCATCGCCGGTTCAGGTGATGACGTGGTAAATGTACAAAGTGCACTGGAGAGTCGATCATTTTTCGAAAAAAATCCTTTTCAGTCCAAAATAGTATATGATCCAACGATTTCTCATAGCGGATTACATGAAACGATGAAAGTGGATCGTCTTGTAGGAGATTACCTATGGAGTAAATAA
- a CDS encoding helix-turn-helix transcriptional regulator, producing the protein MKIGSKIRFHRLKQKLTQENLSKGIISISYLSKLENNQVTPSDDIVHLLCERLGLNHPVDRPNQLNELLEKWNHALLWNKEDEARSTHKLIQRDLDQTDDLSPHFFYKILCFRVQLLRGDLTEAFSHFSHIQSNYKDLSDKHKFYFHKYKGNYYYLMKEYEKAKGELKEAETYFVLGNVVNEEERADLYYLFSLVLTRLHMYRLAIYYGEKALSIFQGVYYQKRCAEVHLLLGICYRRIRNSEDAVKHYEWANFISQSIEYTSLHSKIEQNFGYLKSFMNKSDEAIQHFVRSIELKESDDEGKLYSILSLVKEHYKLNQRSEVQFWLSKGLELCSKERYPDKFYQLSYYQFALNEFPNGFENFMKEYALSFFKKNGSLLLYAEYSKFLGQYYQRMRKYKLAAFHLNEANIIYEEMLPL; encoded by the coding sequence ATGAAGATTGGTTCTAAGATTCGTTTCCACAGACTCAAACAAAAGTTAACTCAAGAAAATCTATCTAAAGGCATCATTTCAATATCTTATCTATCGAAACTCGAAAATAACCAAGTGACACCTTCAGATGATATCGTCCATTTGCTGTGCGAGCGCCTGGGTTTAAATCATCCAGTTGATCGCCCTAACCAGTTGAATGAGCTTCTCGAAAAGTGGAATCATGCATTGCTTTGGAATAAAGAGGATGAAGCACGTTCCACTCACAAGCTCATCCAAAGGGATCTTGATCAAACCGATGATCTATCCCCCCATTTTTTTTATAAAATCCTCTGCTTCCGGGTTCAATTATTAAGGGGTGATTTAACGGAAGCTTTCAGTCATTTCAGTCATATTCAATCGAATTATAAGGACCTATCCGACAAGCATAAATTTTACTTTCATAAGTATAAAGGAAATTACTACTATCTAATGAAGGAATATGAAAAAGCTAAAGGTGAATTGAAAGAAGCCGAAACTTACTTTGTGCTTGGAAATGTTGTAAACGAAGAAGAAAGGGCAGATTTATACTATCTATTCAGTTTAGTGCTGACACGTTTACACATGTATCGTTTAGCCATTTACTACGGTGAGAAAGCCCTCTCCATTTTTCAGGGTGTCTATTACCAGAAAAGGTGTGCAGAGGTTCATTTACTGTTGGGCATCTGCTATCGGAGAATCCGGAATAGTGAGGACGCCGTAAAGCATTATGAATGGGCTAATTTCATTTCCCAGTCCATTGAGTATACGTCTTTGCATTCCAAGATCGAGCAAAATTTCGGATACCTTAAATCTTTCATGAATAAAAGTGATGAAGCCATCCAGCATTTTGTGAGGAGCATTGAATTAAAGGAATCTGATGATGAAGGAAAACTCTATTCGATTCTTTCCCTTGTCAAAGAGCATTATAAACTGAATCAACGTTCAGAAGTTCAATTCTGGTTATCAAAAGGACTGGAGCTTTGCTCAAAAGAAAGATATCCCGATAAATTTTATCAATTATCTTATTATCAATTTGCACTGAATGAATTTCCTAATGGATTTGAGAATTTCATGAAGGAGTATGCCCTGTCTTTCTTTAAGAAAAACGGCTCTCTTCTATTATATGCTGAGTATTCTAAATTCCTTGGCCAATATTATCAAAGAATGAGGAAATACAAACTTGCTGCATTCCATCTAAATGAAGCCAATATCATTTATGAAGAAATGCTGCCTTTATAA